The Meles meles chromosome 6, mMelMel3.1 paternal haplotype, whole genome shotgun sequence DNA segment TGTTAGCTTCTAAATCTCTCATGGCCTGGTGGAGGGATGGTCAGTCAAGGGATAGCTGACAGTGAGAGGAGAAGTCCCAGGTCTTCCCAGGAACAACAATCCTGTATTACACTGACATTTCGAATTTCCCCACATGATTGAATGTTTTTGAAAgcaaatttttaatgaatttgaaATATTCATTTGTAGGAATTTACCACCTAAACTTTGTTCCATGGCCGGGATtccaatttttcaatttttaaaaaaagattttgtttatttatttgacagagatcacaagtaggcagagaggcaggcagagagagagggggaagcaggctccccactgagcagagagccagattcagggctcaatcctaggacactgggatcatgacctgagccgaagacagaggcttaacccactgagccacccaggtgcccctacaattttTCAATTATTAACGATGTGGGGATTAAAATCTTTATTCATGAATCTTTGTGTAAGACATTATCTCTGATAATGTCCTAAAGACAATTGCTAGAAAGAGTTGCAGGGACTCGCTATACCCTCAGAAGCCAGGAGAGCTATCAGCCTCAGGCTCTGCTTGTACCCTTCCCCATCCTCCTGCCCTGGCTTCTGTCCCCCAGCCAGCCCCTCAACGGGCAAGACCTTGTGTTGGGTAGATGCTAGGCTTTTGACTTCCTACGGGTTTGGGTGCAGCCCTTGTGGCTGGGTGTTGCCCACGCAGAACTTGAGAAGCTATCCCTCTTCTTATCTGTTCTAGCTCTCTGTTTTGCAGCACGGAGTGAGAGACAATCTTCTTTGCATCTCACATTGAAGCTCCACAGATGGTAGATCTTATCGAGGTGGACTGTAAGGAGAGCCTTATGTGGCACCAACTGCCTTCCCTAGATCACATATTTAAGCCAGTGGTTCTCACTGAAGATGattcccactcccctgcccccttGGGGACCACTTAGCAATGCCCTGAGAAACTTCTGGTTGGCTAACTTAGTGGGGAGGGATACTACTCTTGGTAACTAGTGGGGAGAGGTCAGGGATGCTCTAAACATCTGACATTTTTTGCCTGTGATTCACACTGTTCTTAGTGATTCTGAATACCTAGAGGTAAATCCAAATTGGTGTAGAGTTGATGATTACCGTGAGGATCTCGTGCAACATCTTGTTTAAGTTGGAAATACCCATCCTGCCTCTccggggattctctctctcttctttctttcccgaatttttcttcattatttcttccctgtctctctcacccTTAtgcccccctcccacacacccatTCCTTCCAAAGCTTGTAGGCTGCCCATGCTGGGGGCTGGTTGCTCTGTGTCGGGAGAAGGAGCGCCAGAGAGAGGACACATGCTCACGTCATGAAACTGGGTCTTTATTGAGGTTTACTGAGGACTCTGTGACCTGGAGGAGCCCTCTTGGGTCTGAGGGATGTGGTGGGGTCTCAGCAGAGACCAGAGGCAGCTCTGGAGTAAGTGGTACAGAGAGCCTGCTCAGGTCTGGTTCCAGATATCCCCTCGGGCTGGCTCAGGCTCCCTCCAGGCTTAATTCTGCTTCAGGACCTCATTGATCCAGGGCCGGTAGTAGGAGATTCGGGTGAAGACAGCAGGGGGCTTTGCATTCAACCGTCCATAGGAGACAATGCCCTGGGCCACCCCAGCACAGAGAAGAGGGCCCCCTGAATCTCCCTGTGggacagaggggtgggggagagagagcacacagaaggTGAGCAGGGAATTCATCCATTCCTGCCTGTGGGTCCCAGTCCTGAGTCACAGTGAGACCTCGGGTCAGACCCGGCAACCCTGGCTTCTCATGGGGTTATACATCTCGGTATGATggtccttttccctttccttcttgccACCCCATGTGTGCTGTGCAGCAGCCTGGGAGGGATGGTCAGAGCCTgcatggcggggtggggggtagatCACAGAGGGGCAATTCCGGTTCCTTAGGCCTATATGATCTGAGACCCTGTCACTGGCTATCAGTCTTCCCACCCCGTTTCCTTCCAGGAGACGATCTGGACCCCAAACGGTGATCTGTGGGAAAGAACCCATGTCGGATGGTCACCTCAAATGCAGTTTTTGTCTTCCTGGGATTGCCAACACACAGCTGGAGGTTGTGGTCAAAATCTCTGTACTGTCTGCAGGCCTGCGGATCCATGAGCCTCTGCTTTACCTCCTGCAGAGTGTCGGAGCCTCTTCCGTTCACTTGTCTTCTGCCCCAGCCAGCCACCCGGCACATTCTCCCGGGTGGGATGGAGTTGAAGTGGGGCGGAAGGGGGAGTGTCCCCACGGCCAGGGTCAGGTTGGCTTTCTCCTTCAACTGTGAAGGGCACGAGGGGTTGTCAGTGCTAGAAAGAGGTGACGGAGTagttggaggaaatcagaggaggacAGGCCAATTTATTTTCCATTAGAATTACACCCAGTGGGGGTGACTTGGTGGGGTTGGAGCCAGAGGCAGGCTGGGGATATTTCAGGGCAATGGGGACCTGAAGGAGAAAACTAAGAGAATAGGAAGTGGAGACAAGGGAGAAAGAAATTATCACCTTCAGTAGCATGATGTCATGGCGAATAGTAAGGTCATCGTATTTTGGGTGAGGGAATAGGAAGTGGAGACAAGGGAGAAAGAAATTATCACCTTCAGTAGCATGATGTCATGGCGAATAGTAAGGTCATCGTATTTTGGGTGAGGGAATTGTTTTATGACCTTAAGCTTCTGCcatgtgtcttctttctttcgtATGTTATGGGCTCCGAGGATGACCGTTATGGAACTGtggtgagggagaagaaaggacaaGGAGAGACAGTGATGTTCTCCAGTTTCTCCTGGGATGTGCCCACTCTGAGGAAAGGGAATTGGAGTCTATCACAGTTATTGGACTCTACCCACCCCCCCTTTTCCTGGGCCACTTGTGGCATTTGGGGGGCTCAGGTTTCACTCAGGGAGCAGGGACAATTTCCAGAACCTTTGGGAATTGCTGGGGACTGAGCTGGCTATGGAGGATCCAAGGGACACGGTTAGCACTTGTTAGTTCAGGGAGCCCTTTATGAGAGCCAGCCCTCTCATAGGCCAGCAAGAGATGCCGGAGGAAAGAGGGAGGTGTGGAGTCCCTGGTAGGCCTTGTTCTCGGCCTCCCTTGGAAAAGATGGGTCAAGTCCCTGACAACTAAAGGCCAATGTTCttggaaaggggagggagaaagtggCCTGGAAAACTGGGTGGGCCCCCGAAGGTCACATATCTCATTTGTTGGGGTCGGGGAGATGGGAACTACTTTTAGTGGAAGGACACTTGACTAGAGCCTCCTTTTTCCTTTGTAGGGTTGCTAAGCTCACAGTGATCAAAGATCAGGGCATCCATCAGTCATGGGAACAGTTTCCTTAAATTGGAGTCTTGCCTCTCCCAGTCCAGGGACCCCTCCTCAGGCTGCCCAATGTGCATCCCTGGCTGTTACCCTGGCTGTTTATCTCCCTCTGGAGATAAACAGAACCCTATTGTGTCACCTTCCTGCACAGTGAGCGGCTGTCAGCACGAAGTTCCGTCTTATCAGGAAACCGCCACAGGACATCTGGCGATTCTGGGGAGTGGTGATTTTCAGGAGGGCCATGTAAGGGCGGGAGTGTGGCTTGCACTCTGTGCCCCCGATGATCTCCCCTGGAACAGAGAGCCCCCAGGGCCTGAACACAGAGAATGCACAGGTTGGGTTGAAGTTGGGAAAGGCTTCTCTTGAATCTCATCCTCACCCTGTACTCTGCCCGCCGTCCCCCTCAGGAACCCCGCTGGTATCTGGTCTCCCCATCCACAGCCTCCCATATAAATTCTCATTCCTTCTTGCAGGTATAACAGCCAATCTGGCCGCAGATGCCATTCAGGCATTTTTCACCTCAGATTTTCCCCGCTCCCACACTGCCTGTGCCTTAATGCTCCTCTGTCCCTGTGCAGGACAGCTCTCCAGGTTCCTTGACCTTCTCTCTGTAAGTCGTGAGCAGCATCACAGAATGGCCACATTACAAGGTAAAATGTAGTCAGAGGATGAAGAGAACATAGGACCTTCTGCACAGTATCTCACATTATAGCATGAGGAGAtgcccctcttcctcccacccgTTGCAGGCTTTTCCTGGTCAATGGGGTTCCTTGTCCCTGGGAACTACCCCAGGCTGGGTATCCACAGAGTTTGGGTGGGCATACCCCAAGTGGAACTTCGGACCAGACTCCTGCTGCGAGATCCTGCAACCTTGTTTAAGAGTCAGCTATCTTCAGACTAAACTTCGTTTTGGGGGCTGATCCTGCCGCTTCCAGAGGGAAGAACCCCAGGACTCACCAGCTTCAGCTCTGCAGCATagaaggagcagcagggggaggggaagaaaatgcATCTTTTCAGAGAGGGTGCCCCACGCAGATGCTGCTTCTGTTTTCTGGTCTTGGGTTTTATAACTCCAGCAGTGAGAGAAGGGCTGGGCTGGTAACCACAGGAACTGCGGCGTGATGGTTTCTTCTCCCATCCTAAGATCAGAAGTTCCCTCCAAGTTACCCTCTGTTTTGCTGGAGGTGAAGCGGAGGCCTGACCCCCACGTTCTGGTTTCCAGGATGAGCTTTCAACCACGGTGCCTTATCTGTGCAGCAGCCTGGAGGGATCATGTCTTTCCCAGGTAGGGCAGTTAAAGGGTCTTCAGAAACATGGGTGGGGAGAGTCCTTATGTGGAGCATCCAGAAACATATGCACTTTTATGGCCCATAGTAGGAAATGCATTTTGGAGAAGGACCCAATGCACATATACATGTGCGTGAGTACATGAGCGcagatatacacatacaaattAGAAATTTCGGGGAAACAATAGTTATCCTTGTCATGTGCAGTGCTTTCATTTCCCATTCCACCCTGCTCCACTCCGTATTAAAATATGAACAGCACCCCACTTAATGGATGATTACCTGCAATTTGAAAACCATTGATCTGGATCTCTCACTTCCTTTGAACCAAATGTTCATTGGCAGAAGATCCATGGAGAGTAGATGTGGGAAGGGAACAGACCCTACCGTAGCAAATAGGATCggaattcagattttttaaaaaagattttatttatttctttgacagagatcacaagtaggcagagaggcaggcagagagagagggggaagcaggctctccagggagcagagatcccaatgcgggacttgatcccaggaccccgagatcatgacctgagccgaaggcagaggctttaacccactgagccacccaggtgcccggaattTGCATTTTTTGAGAGCCTATGGATCATTTAGTGTCCCAGCTCTTAGGTACATTTGTATAATGACCCTGTGAAATAGGTATTCTTAGCTCAGTTTTATGGATTGGCTGTTGAGGCTTATGGTTCAGAAATAGATTTTCCTGATTCCAAATCAAGGGCCTTCTCTGCTCTACCAgcacagaaaaacagagaaatagagCCCCACTAATGGGGATGTAGATGGAGAAGAGCGGTTTGTTCTGGGAGCCTGGTGTTCCTACTCTCACATTCAAACTTATTTTGCTGAAATAGAATGTACCCAGATGTCGGTACCAGAGGTTTTACTCCACAACAAACTCAGAAAGTACCATTACTGTCACTTTACGAATGGAGGATTGAGGCTCAGACACATGAACATGAATAAGATCATAGAACTCATAACTATTATGACTGGGTTTCAAGCTTCATATCTGTTGTTTTCCCCAGActtggaggaggagcagagggtccAGGGAAGAGATTGGTAACAGGTAGAGTGTCATTTCTCTTGgaggtttatttattcatttgaagattttatttatttatttgacagagagggagagagagagagagagagagagcaagcgcacaaTCAGGGAGAGCCACagatgaagaaggagaagcagactccctgctgagctaagGAAgactgacgtgggacttgatccaagaatgctgggatcatgacttgagccaaaggcagatgcttaatcaactgagccacccaatacACCTCTCTTGGAGATTTAGAAGCCATTTAATTCAGAGATAGGGAAGCACAGGGAAAAAAACACCTTCCCCAAATCATTCTACCATACCCTTGGTCTCAGCTTGGGCTTGTGACTGGAGTGATCTGTTCCTTAGTGTTGTTAGGTCCTCAGTTGTCCTAAACTCTCACCCTTTCTGGAATaattatatttacacatatttgTAATGTCTGATGAGTCCCTGTGctaatttttctttgtctgacaGATAAAATGTGGAATgcccaggggtgtctgggtggctcagtcggttgaggggTGGAGTCTTGTTTTTGGCTCGAGTCATGCTTttggggacctgggattgagccttgaatcaggctctgtgctcagtggggagtctgcttgaggattctccctctctccctgccactccccctgctcacgaGCTCATTCTCtaggataaataaaaaaatattaaaaaaaatacagaatgcccagttaaatttgtaTTTCAGATGAAcaacaaatcatttttttttagtataagtatgctTCAGTGTTAAATGAGACATAGTGAAATAAATTGCCTATCTGAAACTCAAATTTATCTGGGAGTCCtatattttatttgctaaaaATGGCAACCTTCCTCTGAGCCTTCTACCATCAGCAGAGCAGAGGAGAATCTGGACCCGGAGAAGTCCTGTCCTGTGGGCTTGCCCCCGTTGCACCCCAGATCAGAGAAGTAAACAAATGAAGAATTCTAGTTTTCACTCATGTAATGAGAAGTTGAGAGGTAGGTAGTCCAGGGCTAGTGGGATCATCCCACAGCATCATTAAGGCTCAGGTTCACCAACATTCAATTTTGTTTCACCTGTACTGGTGGAGGGCAAGAGAATGAAATAGGTACTGCTCCAGTCAGGGGCCAATTTCAGAACGAAAGAGGGTACTCTGTCCATATTTTCCTCCTTGCTCTGTCATGTGTGTATTTGCATATTTGAACCGATTTCCGTTTCCCCTGCTTTATGCCTTCCttctgttattttatatataggatGCTGTTGGTGGTCAACCTTCGGCT contains these protein-coding regions:
- the LOC123944127 gene encoding chymase-like isoform X1, with product MHFLPLPLLLLLCCRAEAGEIIGGTECKPHSRPYMALLKITTPQNRQMSCGGFLIRRNFVLTAAHCAGSSITVILGAHNIRKKEDTWQKLKVIKQFPHPKYDDLTIRHDIMLLKLKEKANLTLAVGTLPLPPHFNSIPPGRMCRVAGWGRRQVNGRGSDTLQEVKQRLMDPQACRQYRDFDHNLQLCVGNPRKTKTAFEGDSGGPLLCAGVAQGIVSYGRLNAKPPAVFTRISYYRPWINEVLKQN
- the LOC123944127 gene encoding chymase-like isoform X2, which translates into the protein MALLKITTPQNRQMSCGGFLIRRNFVLTAAHCAGSSITVILGAHNIRKKEDTWQKLKVIKQFPHPKYDDLTIRHDIMLLKLKEKANLTLAVGTLPLPPHFNSIPPGRMCRVAGWGRRQVNGRGSDTLQEVKQRLMDPQACRQYRDFDHNLQLCVGNPRKTKTAFEGDSGGPLLCAGVAQGIVSYGRLNAKPPAVFTRISYYRPWINEVLKQN
- the LOC123944127 gene encoding chymase-like isoform X3, whose translation is MLLKLKEKANLTLAVGTLPLPPHFNSIPPGRMCRVAGWGRRQVNGRGSDTLQEVKQRLMDPQACRQYRDFDHNLQLCVGNPRKTKTAFEGDSGGPLLCAGVAQGIVSYGRLNAKPPAVFTRISYYRPWINEVLKQN